One Triticum dicoccoides isolate Atlit2015 ecotype Zavitan chromosome 3B, WEW_v2.0, whole genome shotgun sequence genomic window, TGTCTTGCAAAAACAAAATGGAAAACCAAATGACAGGACTAGCATCGAATGAGAACGTACTCACAACTCACACCAACCACGATTTTGTCTCTCGCCCaacatgctactccctccgttccaaaatagatgactcaactttgtactaactttagtacaaagttgggtcatctattttggaacggagggtccaaaatagatgactcaactttgtactaactttagtacaaagttgggtcatctattttggaacggagggagtaatagataAACAGAAAATAGTGGCGAAAACTAAGACCTGaggacgaccaactccaccacatgTAGATGCCGAATTGCCCATGGCGCTTCAGGCCATGGCAGCATTGGAGAGCATCTCAGCTCCTGCCCCATTGACCTTTTACCACCACTGTCATCAGTAGTCTATAGTTGCCCTCGGCCTCGGCGTCGGACTCCAAACGGAGGGACGAGCATCGGTAGCCGAGAAAAGACGTGATGGCATCGCCGGGAGCGGAGGCCGTGGCCGCCGTTGACCACCGCGGCCGCCCGGTCTCCCGGCGCTCCTCCGGCCGGTGGCCGGCCGCGCTCTTCGTCATCGGTACGTACAACGATATTACGACACGAGGCAAACCGCAGACGCGTTGCGCGCGCGCGTACGAGCTGGTGACGGCCGAGACTGATTTAACGGTAGCGCAGGGGTGGAGGTCGCGGAGCGGTTCGCGTTCGCCGGCATCTCCGGAAACCTCATCACCTACCTGACCGGCCCGCTCGGGCAGCCGACGGCGGTGGCCGCCGCGGCCGTCAACGCGTGGTCAGGCGTGGCCATGATGCTCCCGCTGCTCGGCGCCGCCCTGGCCGACTCCTGGATCGGCCGCTACCGCACCATCCTCTACGCCTCCCTGCTATACATCCTGGTAGGCGAATTTCGCTGAGGGATAAAACCCCGTATCTCCAAGAAATCAGTTGGATTTCTCCCTTGAACTTCTCCATGGTTTCCAGGGGCTAGCCATGCTGACCATCTCGTCGGCGGCGCACGCCTCCGAGGGCACGCCACAGGCAGCATCCTTGGCGACGGCGAGCCCGTCcgcggcccaggtggccttcttctACGTCTCGCTCTACCTCGTCGCCGTCGCCTACGGCGGGCAGAAGCCGTGCGTGCAGGCGTTCAGCGCCGAGCAGTTCGACGAGAACGATCCCGAGGAGCTCGCCTCCAGGGGCTCCTTCTTCAACTGGTTCTTCTTCGTCACGGACGGCAGCGTCACCATCACCGTTCCGGCCCTGAACTACGTCCAGGACAGCGTGAGCTGGCAGCTCGGGTTCGGGATCCCGGGCGTCGCCATGGcgctcgctctcgccgtcttcctGCTCGGAACCAAGACCTACCGCTTCTACCCTCCGGCGAGGAATGGTGGCCTGCTTGCGCGGCTCGGCGAACCGCTTGTCGCCACGGTTCGATCTTGGCATTCATCATGGCGCACCTCCAAGTAATCAAGTTATTTTTGTTCTCCTGAAATGCTTCGATTCAGTTCATTCTTCTGAGTTCTGAAACTGAACCTTGCTCGATCACTCGGTCCTTTGGCACGCAGATTGTCTGACGACTCACAGCCATTGCTCGAAAGCTCCTCACTGTCACCCAAGGGGGGCACCGACAATGCCGGTTCCCCTCGTGAAGCGGCATCGCTACTTAGATTGTTTCCGATATGGTCGGCATGCCTGATCTACGCCGTCGTCTATGCACAGTGGCCTACTTTCTTCACCAAGCAGGCGAGCACGCTCGACAGGAGAGTAGGCAGCCTGGTGGTGCCAGCCGCTGCCATGCAGAACTTGAGCCATGTCGCGGTCATGATCATCCTGCCGATCTACGACCGGATCCTCGTTCCGCTGGCTAGAAAGCACACGGGGAACCCTCATGGCATCACAATGCTGCAGAGGATCGGCGTCGGGCTGGCGATTTCGATCGTCACGATGATCGTCGCCGCGCTCGTGGAGATGAAGAGGCTTGGGATAGCAGCAGATCATGGCATCCTGGATGAGCCTGATGCTGTTGTTCCTATGAGCTTGCTGTGGGTGGTTCCCCAGTTCCTCCTGGCAGGGTTGACCAGCGTGTTTGCATATGTTGGCCTGCTGGAGTTCTTCTACGACCAGGTGCCGGACTCCCTCCGCAGCCTGGGCATAGCTCTGTGCATGAGCATAGGTGGGGTTGGCTGCTTCATCAGTAGCTTCCTTGTGTACGCCATTGACAGGGTGACCAGCAGCAATGGGGGGAGCTGGTTCTCGAACAATCTCAACAGGGGGCACCTCGATTACTTCTTCTGGCTTCTGGCTTCTGGCTGCCCTCAGTGCCTTGGGCTTCTCTGCTTACCTGCACTTTGCAAAGGCTTATGTCGAAAAGAAAAAGAATTATTCAGTTTTGGTACAATGATGTACAGAACGTTCAGTGTAATAATCATGGCAAGTATCAAAGGAAGTGAAGTTTGCTACTACTGAAAATTGGCAGAAATGATTTGTTGGCATATTATAGGGAAGAGGTATGTTAAATTTGCCTGTTTTTGATATCTATGGTTACCCAGATGATGGTAGCAGAACAGCTCTGCATCACAACATCTTATGGAAATGGCCAAACACATAAAGTAGTAAACTGAGATATGGCCATACTACTCACAACCTCCGCAAAGTAACAGCACACAAACCAAACAGAGGACGCAGGAGAATATAATTAAGCTACGGCAACATTGTTAAGGTGATTCGATGATACAAATACAACAATACAAATCGATCATCTCATGGATTTCTTTTGTTAATTGTTCTGGAGGGCCAACATTTCAATCACTCTGATGCTATCTGCTGCGGCAACTAACAAACAAACAAAACTGCTTAGGGAGGTAGACGGGGGTCATCGATCAACATGCCACAAGTGATTTCCTTCCCAGGCATGCGAGGAGGGCAGGAGCGAGAAACTCCCATGTGTTCCTCAAAGTGAAAAAAGATGGCTAAGGTGTGCTCAGAGTGCTTAACATCACCCGTTTCGGTATCTTGATTTCAATTGAAAATCAGCTCTTTTGGCAGTGCTGGAGGTCTTCAATTGCATTCTTCCATTGCCAGGCACGCTGTTTTGCATCCTCAAATACGAACACCTTTTTTGGCTGTAAGAGAACTCAGTTAGGCGTGATAAAATAGAACGGCTACTAGGATAATACTAAGGAGCAGTAGCAGCAAAGAGGAATACCGTGGAGATCCTAAAATGCGAGGAGTTGGCTACTTGTACATTGAGTTCACTTGGATCATCAGACCAACTAATATTCCCCTTGGTCACCATCTTTGCAGGGTCAACACAGATCAACTGAGGTTTGTTGGTGAGGATTAGCTGGACCTTCTTATTTGATAGCTTATTAATCTTCTTCAGCTTAGATATCAACACTACAGATTCATCTGGCTCCAGGAAATCCTGCCTGCCACATTGTTAAAGCAATATGCACTGACATGAATCACCTCTCACTTGTGGAAAAATTGTGAGCATGTAGTCGACCGTTTCCCcccgttttcatttttcttttctctcCTGTAAGTATAATAAAATGTTGTGATAGTCTGTATTTACCATCTAGAGTCGAAGGAGTCGATGGAAGCTAATTTAGATACATGGGACCGTACTTCAGAAGATGACGCAGCACCATTATTCCCAACAGGGACATTTTGGTTGGCATGTGCACTTCCCATGTGTGACAACCAATCTGAATCTTGATTATCCTCATCCTCATTTGCCTGAATAGGGAGATCATCAGAATGATAAAGAGTAGACTTAAGTGATTACACTGACATATGTAAGATAGCATACATTTGCCTCCACAGCGGGCTTTGGTGCACGCGTCTTCCTTATATTTTTCCAGTCAATACCTCTGAAGAAAGGATGTTTCTTCAAGGAAGCGTAACCATCAGGTCCTGCACCTGGTCGTTTGGTTGGATCAACATCCTGCAGAACGAAGAGTTTAAGCAGGCCCTACTCGTTGGAAATTTGACTTAGAGATCTAAGGATGCAGCTTCTCTTTTGGCTGGAGTGGAGACTATGCAATTTCATTATGTATTTAGAATATTACTGTATCTGATAAACCATGAAATGATCAGAACTAGGATAAGGGTTGTTTTTATGCTAGTAGCATTTTTCTAAGAACCATATATAACTTATGACCAAAAACAAAAAGAATGCAAGAAGTAATCTGTATAATTGTATACCAGCAACTTGTCAATGAGATCTCTTGCTTCATCCGAAAAGAACTCAGGAAATCTGAGATCCCTTGCAATAATTCGCTGGAAAATCAACCACTCACTGGCATCCTTAAATGGCGAAGAGccagaaagcatttgaaacaacgTGCACCCCAATGCCCACAAGTCATTTCTGTCACGAACATATAGAAACCCATCAGAAAAACGTGTATAAATCACTGCTTGTAATACCACAAAAAAAAACTGTTCTTTTAGAAGCTTAACATCTTCACAACTGGCAGCAAACCAGGGTTAGAGATTCATCATGGAAGGTGGTTTTTCTTTGATGCAATGAACTTAAGTTATTCTTTCATAACAGCTAAAGAATGCATCAAGAATCTAATGTCTTCAGTTAAAAGAAGAAGAATCTAATGtcttcaaaaatagaatacaaCACTTCCCATCTTATGCATACTCAGAAAAGGTGACTTTCTGATACAAATGTTGAACTGACAAGACATACACGATACTATGCTGATGGGACAGACAGATACCAGGAATGCATTTCAGCTAGCACAATTTGTACCGACTGTTATTttgtgtactactccctccataaactaatataagagcatttagaacaCTAAAGTAGTgatgtaaacgctcttatattagtttacagagggagtatcatctTGAAGTCTTTGATGTTATAACATGAAATTTTCAACTTCTGCTAGTAACCTAAAGTCCAGAAGCATGACAACACTGATAGCTAGGGCAGTCGTCTACAAGATATGTTTTCTGATGCCATTTGTAGCTTCTACCCAAGGTGCCAAGCACGTAGCCAATAAATGCCCAGTGCGATGCTTAATAATGTGATTGAATACATCACTCAGAGTCAAAACATAAAATCACATCAAAGAATGCAGTATTGTACTGTAAATATCACAAAAAATGGAATTATACCAAGAAAGCAAGGTTTATCAAGGGCATCAATGGATGAAGTTATTCACTTACCCAAAAGTTGCTGGGGCAGAGTTCAGGACCTCTGGTGGTACATATGCAGCTGTTCCGACAAATGTGCAGGCCCTCTCATCTGCACGGTAAGTGTAAGGAAAGCAGAACATTAAGAGCTTTACATCACCAAACACTAAGAGAACCCAGCACTGCATATGTTTATCTTACTAGTTGAATTTGGGAGGACTTTGATTGGAGTGTCCACAGTAGGCTTCACGCTACCAAAATCAGCAATCTTGATGTGTCCATCAGAAGTAAGGAGTAAATTTTCTGGCTGGAAGATCAAACAATGTGAGAAAGTCATTGTTGCTGATGGCATTAACTCAAAGACAAACATGAATCTCCGTTACAAATTCACACACCTTCACATCCCGATGAATTAGGCCTACGCTATGCAGATACTCCAGAATGTCAACAATTTCAGCGGCATAAAACCGTGCCTCGTCCTCGGACAGGCGGCCTTTCTGCAAGCAAGACCCGTGCATAAGAAGTAAATACAGAAGAGGAATCAACCACATTGTAAGCAGTTTGATACTAACCTGTACGATTTGGTCGAACAACTCCCCGCCTTCGCAGGACTCCAGTGCCATGTCTGCACAGTGAAAGAAACGGCGTGTTCAGGCAGTGTAAGCATCCAAAATGCAAGTAGCATTTGAGaactaaactaaaactaagtgTAGCCAGTTGTTAATTAACTAGTGTAATTCAAAGAGAGGCGGTACTGACAGAGGGAGTAGGTGTCCTGGAAGGTGAAGAAGAGCCTGATGACGCCCGGGTGATCGAGCTGGTCGAGCACGATGCGCTCCATCTTGACGTAGGAGATCTTGTTCTCCTTGGTGATGAACTTCTTGTCCATGATCTTGAGCGCGTAGACGTTGCCCGTGTCCTTCTTCCTGGCCCTCACCACCTGCGACCCACCGCacgcaaaaacagaacagcctcagCATTCAGCAACGGCAACATCAATGCCCACGATCCAGCTCCCCACGCGGCCAAGCCAGGGGGGTAAAAACAAGGGGGGAACCGTCAACTGGTTAATTAAACAAGGACGACGAGTCGACGACACGATCGTGCGCCGCACTAGCAGCGTGCGTCACCTTGGAGTAGGAGCCGACGCCGTAGATCTTGCCGAGCTCGAAGTCGCCGGCGGTGAACTGCTCCTGCGGCGCGCGGAAGGCGAtcccgcctccggccgccgtgggggATGCCGTGGCCGAGGAGGAAGCGGAGGCGGAGGGGTTGGAGGGCGCGAGGCGCAGCCTGGCGGCGAAGTCCCTCTCCATGTCGTCGTCGCCGCCGACAGCCATTGCGCCGGAGCGATCGGGCGGGGCGGTATCTATAGGCGGCGGGAAAGGGGGATGGGCCCTGGGGTGGCGCGGCGCGGCCTCCGATGGCGGAGGCGGTCAACGGGTGGAACCATCGGATTCGGCTTGGGAGGGCGGGAAAGCGCGGCGCGGCGGGGCGGGCGGTGGGGCAATCGATTGGACTGCGACGGCCGCAGCCTTTCTTTCTCTCTTTCGCGGTGGGGTTGGGGCTGGGGTTGGACGAAGCGGAGGAAAGGAATCGAATCTAggatgagagagggagggaggctGGGCTGCCCACAGTCGAGTCTacaggatgaggaggaagagagagCTTTCCACGCCCGCCCGTTGCGTTGGTCGTTGCCTTGCCTTGTGAGGAGTCGTGGGTGCGTGGTCGAATCATGGGGATGAATGATGGAGTGAGGGTCTGGGAGAGATGAACCAGACGAACTGcccttctttttctgtttttttttcttttctcgtgAATAAGTGTGTGTGAGACCAAGGAGGATTATCTGCTTTCACGTGGGCTGCTCACTCGGTTTACCACATTTCCAAATCAAGGAACGGGAAAACTGAAGAATTTATATTTTTCTGAGTGCGCTACGCGTCCGCCGGCTGATATTTTTAAAAAATCGTCCAGGCGCGAGCCGTCTGATTT contains:
- the LOC119277765 gene encoding 3-phosphoinositide-dependent protein kinase 2-like yields the protein MAVGGDDDMERDFAARLRLAPSNPSASASSSATASPTAAGGGIAFRAPQEQFTAGDFELGKIYGVGSYSKVVRARKKDTGNVYALKIMDKKFITKENKISYVKMERIVLDQLDHPGVIRLFFTFQDTYSLYMALESCEGGELFDQIVQKGRLSEDEARFYAAEIVDILEYLHSVGLIHRDVKPENLLLTSDGHIKIADFGSVKPTVDTPIKVLPNSTNERACTFVGTAAYVPPEVLNSAPATFGNDLWALGCTLFQMLSGSSPFKDASEWLIFQRIIARDLRFPEFFSDEARDLIDKLLDVDPTKRPGAGPDGYASLKKHPFFRGIDWKNIRKTRAPKPAVEANANEDEDNQDSDWLSHMGSAHANQNVPVGNNGAASSSEVRSHVSKLASIDSFDSRWQDFLEPDESVVLISKLKKINKLSNKKVQLILTNKPQLICVDPAKMVTKGNISWSDDPSELNVQVANSSHFRISTPKKVFVFEDAKQRAWQWKNAIEDLQHCQKS